In the Glycine max cultivar Williams 82 chromosome 19, Glycine_max_v4.0, whole genome shotgun sequence genome, attttaaattatctaatgaaaattcattttttttaagattaagacCATATGTATTTGTCCTCTAAAAACACATGTAAAATCTTATTTGAGTCTTGtatgaaatacaaaattttctatATAGGTATTTAACATAATTGTACACTTAGCACTTAGATTTATGACCATTCGTTAAGTTAAAACAATTTGATGATATTTAATGAAACTCATTGTGAAAATTTTTCTACTTCTcatccttttttacttttaaaatttactttctaAAATAGTTGAATCATATTACatatgtgaaattattttttagaatataattaatcttataaaattttgaaatttatttgttagaatattattaaactaaatttgggaaaataattttgaattttatatattttaaatatatgtcccaaaattagtttataaaaagatatttttgacaataaaaaaatacaaaaacttaGAGGGAGGGGGAAAAATAATGCAAATAGAATCCCCTTGAATAtacatagaaaaaaagaaaaaaaaaacttgaatacaaaatggaaacaaaagaggactaagctaaaaaaaaaaaccaatttagGGCCTACGCCTGTTTGGTTTTAGACATGCATAAGATGACTCCTTTTTGGGTATTGCTATTGGCACTACCACGTGGGTGTCTTTTAGTTGTATTTCCAAATTACCCTTGGTTGGAAACACAATAGTACATATTTCCTGTTATGTAAGTGGGTTTTACTTTTGTCATTACTGTGTATGCCTTTTGTCATGCGGTTGCCTTTTGCTATTGACACTACCCACTgtacagaaaaattatgtttttgttgtattttaCTTTTGTCACCctcatttttgtaataaaaacacatttttcaaaacaaaattgtgtttcTATTATTTACTATACAACGGAATCGTATTTCCATTGCACAAACATgagtggaaaaataaaaaaaagaatgaaaatatgatttcGTTGTACTGTGATTAAcagaatcatttttttttcactcctaGGATGTGCAATGAAAATATGATTCTATTATACATTATTCAATAATGGAATTGTATTTTGGTTATTGATTGAAAATCCCCAACCCTTCCTCTCCTCACTCCAACCACTAATCCCCCTCCCTTCGCATCGTCAAGAACCCATTTCACAACCCTTTGTGGTCGGCAAGAGCACGAACCCATTTTCCTCCCTCATCTGCCATGTTTGTCCCTCTATGTGGGTGGGATGTATTGTAGATCTAGACATGGGATGTGTTGTAGATCTAGACATGGGTGGGGTTCTCGTACCCTCAATTTTGCTTAGACTAGGAATAGTGCAGTGCGGTAGTGCTCAGATCTGCAGTGGCATGGTGATGAAGTTGTTTAGGGTGAGAAAATGGTTTTGAACAAAGAGAGGAAAAGGGGAGGGAGTGTGGGAGCGGGTAATTGAGTAATTTCACACGTTTTGGCAATGTTAATAGCAATTTAGGTAGTGCCCATATCAACTCCCATTTTTTTCACCTGAACACAATCTatctatacaaaaaaaaaaaaactaaaccaaaAGCCCAAAAGTTGTTGTACGCTTATGCTAAACTAATTATGCTCCTTTTGAGGTTTGGGACTTTCGTTGTAAAGGgaattattttgttatatttttaatataaatttattattaaattaaacaaataaatgaatattaatttttagcttaatttaagatataataattttaatatatttgaatttaaaaataaatatattctatttttttttgcttttaaaaacgttttcaattttaaaaagatatcgTCCTTTATATTTACgtacatatatatttacataatgttaaaaatattgaaaccaggTAAAAATGAAGAAGACAACGACAACACTAagatattatcttttttttagagacaataaaatactaactaaaaagtaaaaaaaagaaagaagataaatatttatcttattttctcttctctcatttttattcctattttctattttttctaccacattaattattatagttaaaaaataatctatgaACACCTAATCTTAATATACTCCTAATTATAGAGAATGTATAAAtgttaaaagtaatataatataacaagaagaaagaaataataaaaaaatgagaagtttCAAATAGAATATATACACAATAGCATGTGTTTATGATCATGAAGCTTCgatttataattttctcttaactctttttttttttacttactgTTTTCATTTCTCTACTATTGATTCCAACCCATTCCATGTTTGAGTTTACGATGATAAGATCTCTACTTTTCCGTGTTTAATTTGGATTATTAAGGTCTTTTATTGAGATATAAGATTAAGATTTAacagtatttatttattaattaatttgtgacaaatttatttattaattactaatctaatgataaaatttaatttaagttctattttgttttctgttaaaaaagttgtattttatttcttcactcatgcaagaatttttattttctcttgaaaaatgatttttatattgtttggaAACTTTAGctataattagttttataaaaaaaactatttgtcttaatattttttttttaaacttttaagtgctcatgattaaaaagaaaaaaatatacacatgtgactcaagaagtaaaagaaaactttttGATGCACGCGGTGGAACGATTACGGTATCTGTCTGTCATGATTCGTGAATTCTCctatcttttgtttttattattattattattattcaaattctTGATCTTTACCTAAAAGGCGTAGACTGAAGTCACTGAActcttaattatgtttttttcagCTTTGGTTTCTACATTACATTATTGTATTACCATCTCGCGCAATCTTATGATACACCGCATGGATCTTCAAgcaatacaaaatattaaaattttaaccaaGTTTCATGATAAGATAaacaattgaaataatcatCAAACAATGGTTCAATCAGGATCAAACATAAATATACATgtgatcaataaaaaaaataataaaagaaggaagCTAGTTACATAATGCACGTAGCATGATTAGTTTATTTGCAGTTCTCAGTAGCGCAGCTGGTTTGACCACAAAATAATGGTTTGGTAAAAAGAGGTAGAAGTAGAAGAAAGAAGCTccactttctctttctcttcctatATATTCCTCTCTTCACAGCACATCACAGCACATTGACCAGTGTTGAGAATAtatggaaagctctagagagaTGAATAAGGAGTTGGCAGCACCACTGCTAGTGCCAAGAAAGAGTGGTGATGGGcaagagaataataataataatggagtGGAGGTGGTGGCATCATCATCAGAGAGTACATTTTGCCAAGAGTTGAAGAGAGTAAGCTCCATGGCGGCTCCAATGGTGGCAGTCACGGTGTCTCAGTACCTTCTACAAGTTGTTTCTTTGATGATGGTGGGACATTTTGGGATACTGGTCTCCTTCTCTGGGGTTGCTATTGCTACCTCTTTTGCTGAAGTCACCGGATTCAGCGTCCTTGTAAATATAtacaactaactcctctttatGATTCTATATGTGCACTACCCTCTGttgtttttctcatttttagttCAACTTTTCGATTCAACTATAGCATcttttaaacatatatattataagcTTGTATTCTATTTTATTGGAAAGCTAGCTATTTTCTGATTCTTGGGTGAGGGCTCTTGATACAGTTAATTAGTACCTAGTATTAGCATACTACTAACCGGATCACATGTAACAGTACAACGGGTTAACATTTAGGTTGATTCTTAATTGATTTATCATCTACATCCAAAAAGCCTTATTCTTTGTAAGAAGCTTCTACAGTTTGGAAAGAAGTTTTGAttctttaaaaaagaagaatctaCTTCAACCGATATGCCCTAGGCACGGCATTAACAAGTTAGCCAGATTTTGGGTTGGTGGGGTGGCATGGATTGGATTTTAATATAGAAAATAGCATTCtattggttatttatttgtgtttgaTACAGTTCAGTTTGGTTGATAAGCCTTCTTTTGAAACTGGATCTGTACAAACAGTTGAAAGTTGAGAAGTTAAAAAATTGCCCTCATTCAACCCATATCGAatgttagtttttagtttttgttaacaGGAAGATTCGATTTCCTTCATCCTTTATCAACAAGCCTACCTTATATCTTCCGCGTGTCTGTGTGTTTGTATATATCCTTTTGAAATGCCTAGTGAATCTGAGTACTGTGGTTGCAGTTGGGAATGTCCGGTGCATTGGAAACTTTATGTGGGCAAACCTATGGTGCGGAAGAGTATAGGAAGTTTGGAAACTACACTTGGTGTGCGATTGTGACTCTGACATTGGTTTGTCTCCCGATATCTCTGGTGTGGATATTCACTGATAAAATACTGTTGCTGTTTAGTCAAGACCCTGAGATTTCTCATGCAGCTCGTGAGTACTGCATATACCTCATTCCAGCTCTATTTGGTCATGCTGTTCTTCAAGCTCTCACTCGCTACTTCCAGACTCAGAGTATGATCTTTCCCATGGTTTTCAGCTCAATCACCGCACTGTGTTTGCATGTTCCTATTTGTTGGGGTCTGGTTTTTAAGTTGGGACTGGGACACGTTGGAGCTGCATTAGCCATTGGAGTCTCGTATTGGTTGAATGTGGTTTGGCTTGCAATTTATATGATCTACTCTCCGGCTTGTCAAAAAACCAAGATTGTCTTTTCTAGTAATGCTTTACTTAGCATTCCAGAGTTCTTGAAATTAGCTATCCCTTCTGGACTAATGTTTTGGTAAATATGTTTGTCTGATTGTTATATAACTTTGCATCCATCTCctgcaacatttttttaattttcttctgcTAATTACATTTTCACATTAATTTCTATCTATGTATGTATATAGTTTTGAATGGTGGTCCTTTGAGGTGCTTACATTACTTGCGGGAATTTTGCCTAATCCTCAACTTGAAACCGCAGTTCTGTCAATCTGGTGTGTGGAATTCATTTCATTTCCATCATTATTGTTGAgaggctaaaatatattttacctcatattaaaatgatcatttttgttttaagtccCTAAATTTTTCAGTTGTaatcggaaaaaaaaaattatttattggtgactcaaaataaaaattggtcaTTTATTACCtgacttaaaacatatttaaaccttaaGTGAAACAACTCATATAGTTAAGTTTGATCGATCATACGCTTTTTTGCAGCCTTAACACAACCACATTGCACTACTTTATTCCTTATGCCGTGGGAGCCTCTGCAAGGTAAAGGTTTGGTCcaaatttgcctttttttcaTGCTTCCAACACAGTAAttagttattttgatgatggatgtttgttttgttttgttttgcagCACTCGGGTTTCAAATGAACTAGGGGCAGGGAATCCAAAGACAGCAAAAGGTGCCGTTCGTGTGGTAGTGATTCTCGGGGTGGCAGAGGCAGCTATTGTGAGCACTGTGTTCATTAGTTGCCGACATGTATTAGGATACGCGTACAGCAATGATAAggaggtaatcgattacgttgCAGAGATGGCTCCACTCTTGTGTGTGTCTGTTACTGCCGATAGTCTAATTGGAGCACTATCAGGGATTGCGAGAGGGGGAGGATTTCAGGAAATAGGGGCTTATGTGAACCTGGGAGCCTATTATCTTGTGGGAATTCCAATGGGTTTGTTATTGGGTTTTCATCTGCAACTAAGAGCCAAGGGCCTTTGGATGGGAACTCTATCAGGCTCTCTTACACAAGTCATTATTCTTGCTATTGTAACAGCACTAATAGATTGGCAAAAAGAGGTTCGTTCGTTTTAAGTTTTCATTTTTACATCCTTTGCATGTGTTGTGGAATGCTTCTGAATAACTGTATTTTGTGGTGGTTTGTTTCAGGCAACTAAAGCCAGGGAGAGAGTAGTTGAGAACTCAATTAAAGCTCACATTTGATGTATTCCTATCAAGTTtaagaaaactgaaaaataaatgacTGCAAGTGCTCACAATCGAAGTCTTTTTGGTTTCTGCATTGACTGTGATCAGCAGTGGAGTGGAAAGATAGTGAGTGTGTGTCAGGTttcattaattatgtttttggttcattttttgtgtgtttgtgaAGAGATTTAATCATGTTAACATAGACAACTTGGTGTGAATATGTGATGGGATTTTTGTACTGGATTTAATCATGTTAACATAGACAGCCTTCAGTTACATGTTtcactagttttttttattgactagtTAATAGTAGCAataggattttattttttacgttGTTAGCTTCTCCTCGCATGACGAAAGGTATCTTCTACTTCAAGTCCACACATGAGCTGATCTCCTTCGATTcttttatataatcaatttacaaaaaaacttatcaagtaatatactagtatttttttttaatataaattaaaattaattatacattacCACTAttagacttttaaaaaataagataaatagagtaattcttctttttttcacagattaaataaataattctcaAAAAAAGAATCCTACAACATGAGGCGTGTTGCTATTAATTTATTCCTTGGCTACCTGCCTCCTTTGTGCCATTAGATCACGAAAACATGTGTGTGATATACACATAATCCAACTACTCATTTATTGTAACTTATTACATAGCTTTtagtatgattttaaaaaataacatttttaagaaAGAGTGTTGCCCAAAATGTTTTTTAGATAAGTTTTTCGCAAAACTAATTTCATGCGAGGtgaatttaacttttcaaaatttaaaagatatttttattaccataaaaatatcacattatttttattaaattatttaatgtaacaaataattaatttgacaccTCTTTGGTCAATTGATTTGAAAGGTATGGTGAATGGTGCCGTGGAGACCTGCAAGGAGAGTTTCCATAGGTTTGATAAATACCTAAACTTTAGTAATCCACTGATTTCCAACAACTTCAGTCCTGATGCGTGTGGCTGGGCATTTGGCATGAATATGTTTGACTTGAAGGAGTGGAAGAAACGAAACATCACTGGTATCTATCATCATGGTAAATTTCACTAATCGTATTCCTTCTTTTTATAGTTTGTACATAGATATCTCTGAAtatcattttatgaaattacTTGCCTGAAGATTCCTATGTGTGCATCATGCCAATGTTTATTTTGTTGTCAGGTCTCAATTTGGAAAGCCAAGCTTACTGTTTTGTACATGTAGATAGTATTGTCATCTTATATCTTCTTATCTGATGTAGAATTAATCCTTTGCAGAATGAGGATATAACCCTCTGGAAGATTGGAACCTTACCCCCATGACTAATCACCTTTTACAAGAGATAGAATGGAAACTACAAGCCATGGTTGAATCTTGCTTTTTCCAAATATAAATCGTACTGGTCCAGATATGCTGTGTTCGATAATCCATATCTTCGAGTTTGCAACCTTAGCGAATAGTGATTTTTGAGAATGCTACCACACTACTCTACGTAATATAGTTGTGTCTTTCAAGAGAGACTGAAATGATTAAAACGTCAATTTTGTCCTGAAATTGGCtttccttttgtttctttttaatccATGACATTATAAAAAAAGCAAATTTACTTGTTGATTTTGATAATTCATCACTCtttgattaccaaatcagtcAATATAGTctcgaaatttaacaatttttagttaatttgatcttttaagtgGAGGGACTAAATTGATTGATTCATATCAAATtaggaataaaattaattaattgataaaatttaaaaatgtttttctatGTCAAAAGTCAAATTAACTaatagtttataaaattaaagatattttttaaggttaaaatatgtttttggttcttaatctttttttgattttgtatttgatctctaatatttttttcttgacttttggtcctctaaaatttaatttgtgttttgtttgCATCGGTCATGTTAACTTGACCAAATACAACAAGTGGGTTTGGATCGGCTTGATTAGCTCGATTCATTTTGCATAtaattttggctcaaaatttagagCTTAAATATAAGGTTTATGTtctttttttgggaaaaatataaattatattaaacccaaaatgatacaataataaacggGACATACCTCGtcgttaaagaaaatcaaaagtctccctaatacaagaagacctatatcaagatgctaaaacaaatgcaacaggtgcgcttgtctatacataagaaacttaatcttgctaataacctctattacaaaaaattgataatcttcaaaaatcagcttgttcctagacagccagatgcagtagactgtaattgctataaccagacaacgtaattttccttgaacacctgatgtgAATCTAtccctaattaaagagtcagtaatgcgttataaagaagtgaaacgcctgcggaaaggagccaaatcacgaatgtgagtCCAAACTTAGAGAGATTTCCTGCaagaacaaatgagcatttgactcagcctcatttgaacataaagggcagagggaacccttgttcaaaaaagcaactttgtcaagagtaagcagCCGGTTCCTTTTAGCAAGTCACagaatgaaagacatcttaggggggattgctgggttccatataacagaactccaactaacagtaggcttgacacctctaatgtattcatagactttgccaacaagcaattgttcattggtgctTCAAGATTGAATCCTCTTTTTGGCCTAACGTATTCATAAGGTTTAGGTTCTTAATTGGGTTAAAAAGGTTCACATCTAATTTGAGTTCAAAATTTAGAGCCTAAGTCTTATACTTTAACATGTGGGTTTTGACTGGCTTGACTAGCTTGATCCGTTTTGCATAATTAAAAGAGTGACATATTTGTGTATACATTTGCATGTGTGCTTTTAATAGGAAGTTGAAGAGCAAGTTTAGTATTTTAACAAGACCATTAATAtagcattttatgaaattttggaAGCAATTAGTCACATGGACAAGGGTCTATGAATGATACAACCACCGTGCACTGCCAGCAGCCCCAAACCATCCCCCCCTCAACCCAGATTTTTCAACCACCAACCAATCCACTAAAGATAAGTAATTGAAAAGTACAAAGGGGCACGGAGTAAACACTAAAGAGACAAACCaagcagaaaaggaaaagcaatTAGTAGCAAAAGGAAAAGGAGCGTATGGTGTTGTGCAGCCCCGTTGTCGGATTTACCGCAATTCTTCTTCGCCCTCAACCGCGGGGATGAGGCCGTGCAAAAAGAAGggaaagttttttttag is a window encoding:
- the LOC100816460 gene encoding protein DETOXIFICATION 9; this translates as MESSREMNKELAAPLLVPRKSGDGQENNNNNGVEVVASSSESTFCQELKRVSSMAAPMVAVTVSQYLLQVVSLMMVGHFGILVSFSGVAIATSFAEVTGFSVLLGMSGALETLCGQTYGAEEYRKFGNYTWCAIVTLTLVCLPISLVWIFTDKILLLFSQDPEISHAAREYCIYLIPALFGHAVLQALTRYFQTQSMIFPMVFSSITALCLHVPICWGLVFKLGLGHVGAALAIGVSYWLNVVWLAIYMIYSPACQKTKIVFSSNALLSIPEFLKLAIPSGLMFCFEWWSFEVLTLLAGILPNPQLETAVLSICLNTTTLHYFIPYAVGASASTRVSNELGAGNPKTAKGAVRVVVILGVAEAAIVSTVFISCRHVLGYAYSNDKEVIDYVAEMAPLLCVSVTADSLIGALSGIARGGGFQEIGAYVNLGAYYLVGIPMGLLLGFHLQLRAKGLWMGTLSGSLTQVIILAIVTALIDWQKEATKARERVVENSIKAHI